From Candidatus Eremiobacterota bacterium, a single genomic window includes:
- a CDS encoding ankyrin repeat domain-containing protein, with translation MMKGNVDLLEGLLRSGPEFNCRDEKGRTPLHLAVAEGHKAMVPALLDRGADLSLRDGEYEATPLHACAALGRNEIAAILVSHGADVDARETIYGMAPLHVAASMGNNALIELLLSNCADIEVKDLNGFTPLHIAARMGPPETAVLLLSRGARFDQKSYKGFTPLFIAIHYGRPEIEEVLRSHGAIT, from the coding sequence GTGATGAAAGGTAATGTCGACCTCCTGGAGGGACTTCTCAGGTCAGGCCCTGAGTTCAACTGCAGGGACGAAAAGGGGAGGACTCCCCTTCACCTGGCCGTTGCGGAAGGCCACAAGGCCATGGTGCCGGCCCTTCTTGACAGGGGGGCCGATCTCTCCCTGAGAGACGGCGAATACGAGGCCACGCCTCTCCATGCATGCGCTGCCCTTGGAAGAAATGAGATCGCAGCCATCCTTGTCTCGCACGGTGCCGATGTCGATGCCAGGGAGACCATATACGGGATGGCGCCTCTCCATGTCGCCGCATCTATGGGAAACAATGCGCTCATCGAGCTTCTTCTCTCAAATTGTGCGGACATCGAGGTGAAGGACCTCAACGGGTTCACGCCCCTTCACATCGCAGCCAGGATGGGGCCACCGGAGACAGCCGTGCTTCTTCTCTCCAGGGGTGCCCGGTTCGACCAGAAAAGCTACAAGGGCTTCACCCCTCTTTTCATAGCCATCCACTATGGGCGCCCCGAAATAGAGGAGGTGCTCAGGAGCCACGGGGCAATCACTTGA
- a CDS encoding radical SAM protein, with protein sequence MRKAAGREKKRFLLVEAQKLHKYYIPGYDMTMPSDVVQPLGLVQLASVIQGHDPEARVKILDLRLFDNDFSSMPPVVREFRPDFIGFRSVSRDGPFMAEMIKMMRYLAPDALLVGGGPHVTAVKGAIMDEAPLDYAIYGEGEGPLIDLLISLREGGGFERIAQLIYRDPEGTVRVNPRGEHIADLDSLPLPAWNLLDHESYFQLSYYPQVPVYFNARRKLVSIFTSRGCPYHCIFCHDIFGKKFRARSPRHVVDEIEYLYRAFGIRQFDIRDDIFNFDRERVMAICGLIAERGLRLLFSFPNGLRADLCDEELILAMKKAGLFRVTYALETASPRLQRMIRKNIDLEKLRHIVRFTSAQGILTNLFVMLGFPTETRQEMMMTFEYCLDPAIDIVHPFTVQPFEGTEMTEMLRREGVDISSFRERYEYLNVEFSLSELVCEEVEALRTELLARFFTVERLGRTMEKLRAFRGESPPGQPVSQ encoded by the coding sequence ATGAGAAAAGCAGCAGGTCGGGAAAAGAAGAGATTTCTCCTTGTGGAGGCACAGAAGCTCCATAAATACTATATTCCCGGCTATGACATGACCATGCCTTCCGACGTGGTGCAGCCCCTGGGACTTGTGCAGCTTGCCTCGGTGATCCAGGGGCACGATCCGGAAGCCCGGGTGAAAATCCTTGACCTGAGGCTCTTTGATAATGACTTCAGCAGCATGCCGCCTGTAGTGAGAGAGTTCAGGCCCGACTTCATAGGCTTCAGATCGGTGAGCCGCGACGGGCCCTTCATGGCAGAGATGATCAAGATGATGAGATATCTTGCACCGGATGCTCTTCTGGTGGGAGGCGGCCCCCATGTGACGGCGGTGAAAGGCGCCATCATGGATGAGGCACCTCTTGACTATGCCATATACGGCGAAGGCGAGGGGCCCCTGATAGATTTGCTCATAAGCCTGAGGGAAGGCGGGGGATTTGAGCGCATAGCGCAGCTTATTTACCGTGACCCTGAGGGAACGGTCCGGGTGAACCCCCGGGGTGAGCATATCGCCGACCTTGACTCTCTTCCCCTGCCTGCCTGGAACCTGCTGGATCATGAGAGCTACTTTCAGTTGAGCTATTACCCCCAGGTGCCGGTATATTTCAACGCCAGGCGCAAGCTTGTCTCAATCTTCACCTCAAGGGGCTGCCCTTACCATTGTATTTTCTGCCATGACATCTTCGGAAAGAAATTCCGCGCCAGGAGCCCCCGCCATGTGGTGGACGAAATAGAATATCTCTACCGCGCCTTTGGAATACGCCAGTTTGACATCAGGGACGACATATTCAATTTTGACAGGGAGAGGGTTATGGCCATCTGCGGCCTCATCGCGGAGCGAGGCCTGAGACTCCTGTTCTCCTTCCCCAACGGCCTGAGAGCAGATCTCTGCGATGAGGAGCTCATCCTGGCGATGAAGAAGGCGGGGCTCTTCAGGGTCACCTACGCGCTGGAGACGGCATCGCCCCGGCTTCAGAGGATGATCAGGAAAAACATAGATCTTGAGAAATTGAGGCACATTGTCCGCTTCACCTCTGCTCAGGGTATACTTACCAACCTTTTTGTCATGCTGGGGTTTCCCACCGAGACGAGGCAGGAGATGATGATGACCTTTGAATACTGCCTTGACCCCGCCATCGATATAGTTCATCCCTTTACCGTCCAGCCTTTTGAGGGCACCGAGATGACCGAGATGCTGAGGAGGGAGGGTGTGGACATCTCTTCCTTCAGGGAGCGCTATGAATATCTCAACGTGGAATTCAGCCTGTCGGAGCTTGTCTGCGAAGAGGTGGAGGCCCTCAGGACTGAGCTGCTTGCACGTTTCTTCACCGTGGAGCGCCTGGGGAGAACAATGGAGAAGCTGAGGGCCTTCAGAGGGGAGTCCCCTCCCGGGCAGCCTGTGAGTCAATGA